Within the Streptomyces sp. YIM 121038 genome, the region CTGCGGAAGGGCGTGACCGGCGGGGCCGAAGATGACTCGGGCGCCGTCGGAGAGGTCGAAGGTGGACTGGTGGCACGGGCAGAGGACGTGGTGCGTCTGCTGCTCGTACAGGGAGATCGGGCAGCCCACATGGGTGCAGATCTTGGAGTACGCGACGATGCCCTCGTGCGACCACGCCAGCTCGCGCTTGTCCTTGATGTCGTCGGGCTGGAGCCGGACGATCATCAGGGCGGCCTTGGCGATCTGGGTCTGGAAGTCGTGGTCGTGCTCCTCCAGGCCCTCCGGCTTGGCGAAGGTGAGCGAGCCGACGGCGACGTCGGAGGGACGCAGCGGCTCGTTCGTGTTCATGTTCACGAGCAGCTTGCCCTTGGACCACAGGGTGTGCCGCAGCTTGTCCTCCGGCAGCGGACCGAGGTCACGCAGCAGGACGACACCGGACAGCGGGACCAGGGTCAGCGCGCCGAACATGGTGTTGCGGATCAGCTTGCGCCGGCCGAGCTGGGACTCCTTCGCGCCCTCCGCGAAGTCCGCCATGACCTTGGCCTTGACCTCGGGCTCGGCCTCGATCGCGTGCCGCTCGTCGGCGACCTCGACGTCGGACATCAGGGTGCGGGCCCAGTGGACCGCGCCCGCGCCGATGCAGAACAGCGCCACGCCGAGGGTCATGCCGAGCGCGAAGTTCAGCGCGCTGATGTGCCCGATCGGCCAGATGTAGACGTTCTTGTCGACCGGGAACGCCACGTACGAGGCGATGAAGCCGACGGTCGCCAGCATCGAGATCGTGAAGAGCATCGCGACCGTGCGCTCGGAGCGCCGGGCGGCCTTCTCGTCGATGTCCTGGACGCGGTGCTCGTGCGGCGGCAGGCCCGGGTCCGCGAAGGGGTCCTCGGCGACGGCCACCGCGCCGTGCGCGGACTCCTGCTCGCTGGGCAGGTTCTCTTCTGGGGTTTCTTGGCTACTCATGACTTCTTGGCCTTTGCGGTCCGGGCGGCGACCCACACGGCGACCGCGATCAGCGCGCCGAGGCCGAAGATCCAGGCGAAGAGGCCTTCGCTGACCGGTCCGAGACCGCCCAGCTTGAGACCGCCGGGGCTCTCGGTCTTCTCGCTGTTGACCGCGTCGATGTACGCGATGATTTCCTTCTTGTTCTTCTCCGGCATGGTCGTGTCGGGGAAGGAAGGCATGTTCTGCGGGCCGGTCTGCATGGCCTCGTAGATGTGCTTCTTGCTGACGCCTTCGAGGCTCGGCGCGAACTTGCCGTGGGTCAGCGCGCCACCCTCACCGGTGAAGTTGTGGCACTGGGCACAGTTGGTGCGGAACAGCTCGCCGCCCTTGGCGATGTCGGCGCCCTTCGGGTCGACCTGCTTCTCGGTCGGGACGGAGGGGCCGGCGCCGAGCGAGGCGACGTACGCGGCCAGCTGGTCGATCTGGGCCTGGCTGTAGATGACCTTCTTCTTCGGCGCCTGGGCGCCCTGCTGCTGCAGCGGCATGCGGCCGGTGCCGACCTGGAAGTCGACAGCGGCAGCGCCCACGCCGACCAGGCTCGGGCCGTCGGACGAGCCCTGACCGCCGGTTCCGTGGCAGCTGGAGCAGCCCACGGCATAGAGCTTCTTGCCCTCGTCGATGGCGAGGGACTGAGCGGTTTCGTCGGCCTGCGCCTTGTCCGCCGGCGCGAACGCGGCGTACAGCCCCCCGGTGGCCGCCAGCGCGAGGAGTAGGACGACGACCGCCGCCAGCGGATGGCGTCGTCGTGCGGAGAGCTTTTTCACGGATTACCCCGGTGTCAGGATCTTCTGCGTCGATGCTTCTGGAATGTGTCGGTACGTCGGGCTCTGCGGGCGACGCGGTGCCGCCCCGACCCCGGCGCCGACTACTTGATCATGTAGATCGTGGCGAAGAGGCCGATCCAGACGACATCGACGAAGTGCCAGTAGTAGGACACGACGATGGCGGCGGTCGCCTGCTCGTGGGTGAACCTCCTGGCCGCGTACGTACGGCCGAGGACCAGCAGGAAGGCGATGAGACCGCCCGTCACATGCAGTCCGTGGAAGCCGGTGGTCAGGTAGAAGACCGAGCCGTACGGGTCGGACGAGAGCGAAAGGCCCTCGTGCTTGACCAGCTCGGTGTACTCGAAGACCTGGCCGCCGATGAAGATCGCACCCATGATGAAGGTGACGATGAACCACATCCGGAGCTTCTTCACGTCACCGCGCTCGGCGGCGAACACGCCGAGCTGACAGGTGAGAGAGGAAAGCACCAGGATCGTGGTGTTGGTCGCCGAGAACGGGAAGTTCAGGGCAT harbors:
- a CDS encoding Rieske 2Fe-2S domain-containing protein yields the protein MSSQETPEENLPSEQESAHGAVAVAEDPFADPGLPPHEHRVQDIDEKAARRSERTVAMLFTISMLATVGFIASYVAFPVDKNVYIWPIGHISALNFALGMTLGVALFCIGAGAVHWARTLMSDVEVADERHAIEAEPEVKAKVMADFAEGAKESQLGRRKLIRNTMFGALTLVPLSGVVLLRDLGPLPEDKLRHTLWSKGKLLVNMNTNEPLRPSDVAVGSLTFAKPEGLEEHDHDFQTQIAKAALMIVRLQPDDIKDKRELAWSHEGIVAYSKICTHVGCPISLYEQQTHHVLCPCHQSTFDLSDGARVIFGPAGHALPQLKIGVNEEGYLEAHGDFEEPVGPAFWERG
- a CDS encoding cytochrome c produces the protein MKKLSARRRHPLAAVVVLLLALAATGGLYAAFAPADKAQADETAQSLAIDEGKKLYAVGCSSCHGTGGQGSSDGPSLVGVGAAAVDFQVGTGRMPLQQQGAQAPKKKVIYSQAQIDQLAAYVASLGAGPSVPTEKQVDPKGADIAKGGELFRTNCAQCHNFTGEGGALTHGKFAPSLEGVSKKHIYEAMQTGPQNMPSFPDTTMPEKNKKEIIAYIDAVNSEKTESPGGLKLGGLGPVSEGLFAWIFGLGALIAVAVWVAARTAKAKKS
- a CDS encoding heme-copper oxidase subunit III yields the protein MSVVATATTVDTGHAHPPVNRPNLTSVGTIIWLSSELMFFAALFAMYFTLRSVTGPDHWKEMADALNFPFSATNTTILVLSSLTCQLGVFAAERGDVKKLRMWFIVTFIMGAIFIGGQVFEYTELVKHEGLSLSSDPYGSVFYLTTGFHGLHVTGGLIAFLLVLGRTYAARRFTHEQATAAIVVSYYWHFVDVVWIGLFATIYMIK